A genomic window from Punica granatum isolate Tunisia-2019 chromosome 2, ASM765513v2, whole genome shotgun sequence includes:
- the LOC116197874 gene encoding putative polyol transporter 1 codes for MKKKDKLFFQSNSRNWKMAEHKFMVEDPQGPFSTVETYDSKASSKPKKRNTYAIACTILASTTSILIGYDGGVMSGVADYIQNDLNLSDVEIEIVNGMINSMSLLGAFMAGRTSDYVGRRYTIVIAGAIFFVGAFLVAFATNFAFLLVGRIVAGIGTGYAFMIAPVYTTEVAPASARGFFTSFPEVFINSGVLLGYISNYGFSKLPPHLGWRFMLGLGAIPSVMLAVGVLALPESPRWLVMQGRLGEARKVLNRISDSNQEAEERLADIKAAAGIPPEHNEDVVQVVKKRSSGSGVWRELLLHPTPAVRHILIAGVGIQFFQQASGIDTVVLYSPRIFAKAGLKSTDKKLLATVAVGFSKTFCILISTFYLDRVGRRPILLASVGGMALSLVTLGSVLEVANRHPDGEVTWALIVCIATVMCFVGSFSMGLGPIAWVYNSEIFPLRLRAQGAAIGVVVNRFMSDVNSTTFISLYKAITMSGAFYLYASVAATSWVFFYVMLPETRGRTLEDMEVLFGSYHQWRSVAKKLENNRSESPNSNVPSSNNNDNSSTMGPPETA; via the exons ATGAAGAAGAAAGATAAACTTTTCTTCCAAAGTAATAGTCGGAACTGGAAGATGGCGGAGCATAAATTCATGGTCGAAGATCCCCAGGGACCGTTTTCGACCGTGGAGACCTATGACAGCAAAGCGTCGAGCAAGCCGAAGAAGAGGAACACGTATGCCATTGCTTGCACCATCCTTGCCTCCACGACTTCGATCTTAATTGGCTATG ATGGGGGTGTGATGAGTGGCGTGGCGGATTACATCCAGAATGACTTGAATTTGAGCGACGTAGAGATAGAGATTGTCAACGGCATGATCAACAGCATGTCGCTCCTCGGTGCCTTCATGGCCGGTAGGACCTCCGACTATGTGGGCCGCCGCTACACCATAGTGATTGCTGGTGCGATCTTCTTCGTAGGAGCCTTCCTCGTGGCTTTTGCCACCAACTTTGCCTTCCTCCTGGTCGGTCGTATTGTGGCAGGGATTGGTACGGGATATGCCTTCATGATCGCCCCAGTCTACACCACCGAAGTCGCCCCCGCTTCTGCCCGTGGCTTCTTCACATCCTTCCCAGAG GTATTCATTAACAGCGGTGTGCTCCTCGGGTACATATCGAACTATGGCTTCTCGAAGCTCCCACCGCACCTGGGCTGGCGATTCATGCTCGGGCTCGGGGCCATCCCTTCGGTCATGCTGGCCGTTGGAGTCTTGGCCCTGCCTGAATCTCCCCGTTGGCTAGTCATGCAAGGCCGCTTGGGTGAGGCCAGGAAGGTACTCAACAGGATTTCAGACTCGAACCAGGAGGCTGAGGAAAGGCTCGCTGACATCAAGGCAGCCGCAGGGATACCCCCTGAACATAATGAGGACGTCGTGCAGGTAGTGAAGAAGCGGAGCAGCGGTTCGGGCGTGTGGAGGGAGCTGCTCCTCCACCCGACTCCGGCTGTTCGGCACATTTTGATCGCGGGTGTCGGCATCCAGTTCTTCCAGCAGGCATCAGGAATCGACACTGTGGTCCTGTACAGCCCACGTATATTTGCCAAGGCCGGGCTCAAATCAACCGACAAGAAGCTGCTTGCCACAGTGGCAGTCGGATTCTCCAAGACCTTTTGCATCTTGATTTCGACCTTCTATCTCGACCGGGTCGGGAGGCGCCCAATTCTCCTCGCAAGCGTGGGTGGCATGGCCTTATCATTGGTGACCCTCGGGAGTGTGCTGGAGGTGGCCAACCGCCACCCAGACGGGGAGGTGACATGGGCCCTCATTGTGTGCATCGCCACGGTGATGTGCTTCGTCGGCTCGTTCTCGATGGGGTTGGGCCCCATCGCCTGGGTCTACAACTCAGAGATATTCCCGCTAAGGCTTCGAGCCCAGGGAGCAGCCATTGGCGTGGTGGTGAACCGGTTCATGAGCGACGTCAACTCTACAACATTCATCTCTCTTTACAAGGCCATCACCATGAGCGGTGCATTCTACCTATACGCATCAGTAGCTGCCACCTCCTGGGTGTTCTTCTACGTGATGCTGCCCGAGACACGTGGTCGGACCCTCGAGGATATGGAAGTGCTGTTCGGAAGCTACCACCAGTGGAGGTCCGTGGCCAAGAAGCTCGAGAACAACCGGAGCGAATCTCCCAATTCCAATGTGCCCAGCAGTAACAACAACGACAACAGTAGCACCATGGGGCCACCGGAGACTGCCTAA